The Planococcus liqunii genome includes a region encoding these proteins:
- the dnaI gene encoding primosomal protein DnaI, whose translation MEPIRETMKRVVNAPAFSERYNEMRREVLEHPGVQKFLEENAAEVDKSVVDKGLGKLYEYIYQSHDCNKCPGLGDCINTLKGFEPNLVLERGNIGIAYTPCRLKNQYDNKRRASSLIHSMYMPKEVMQASLADFEPDASRMEAFRAVTEFLDNATGPDNLPEKGLYFYGKFGVGKSYLLSAVANELAEMNVKSVLVFVPEFMREMKQAIGDQTLQEKVDYVKRADVLMLDDIGAEAMSSWTRDEVLGTILHYRMAERLPTFMTSNFSYPELQHHLTYSQRGEKEDLKAARVMERIKALTEPVKLDGKNRRN comes from the coding sequence ATGGAACCGATTCGTGAAACGATGAAACGGGTGGTAAACGCCCCTGCTTTTTCAGAACGCTATAATGAGATGCGAAGAGAAGTGCTGGAGCATCCAGGCGTCCAGAAATTCTTGGAAGAAAATGCAGCCGAAGTGGATAAGAGCGTGGTCGACAAAGGCCTTGGCAAGCTGTATGAGTATATTTACCAATCGCATGACTGTAATAAATGTCCAGGTCTTGGGGACTGCATCAATACCTTGAAAGGCTTTGAGCCGAACTTGGTGCTGGAGCGCGGCAATATTGGCATCGCGTACACACCTTGCCGTTTGAAAAACCAGTACGACAACAAGCGCCGTGCCTCTTCGCTGATCCACAGCATGTACATGCCGAAAGAAGTGATGCAGGCGTCGCTTGCAGACTTTGAACCGGACGCGAGCCGCATGGAAGCGTTCCGTGCTGTTACGGAGTTTTTGGATAATGCCACCGGACCCGACAACTTGCCTGAAAAAGGCTTGTATTTCTACGGGAAATTCGGCGTCGGCAAATCGTATTTACTGAGTGCGGTTGCCAATGAGCTGGCGGAAATGAACGTCAAATCCGTTCTGGTATTTGTGCCGGAATTCATGCGCGAAATGAAACAGGCGATCGGCGACCAGACCTTGCAGGAAAAAGTCGACTACGTCAAGCGTGCAGATGTGCTGATGCTTGACGACATCGGAGCGGAAGCGATGTCCAGCTGGACGCGCGATGAAGTGCTCGGAACCATCCTGCATTACCGGATGGCGGAACGGCTGCCGACTTTCATGACATCTAACTTCAGCTACCCGGAACTTCAGCACCATCTGACGTATTCGCAGCGCGGCGAAAAAGAAGATCTTAAAGCGGCGCGCGTCATGGAACGCATCAAAGCACTTACCGAACCCGTCAAGCTGGATGGCAAAAACCGTCGCAATTAA
- the thrS gene encoding threonine--tRNA ligase, translating into MSDMIQLTFPDGAVKEFEKGTTTEAIAQSISPGLRKKALAGKVGEQLVDLKSPIQEDGSIAIITPESDEAIEILRHSTAHLLAQAVKRLYPDAKLGVGPVIENGFYYDIDSESAITSEDLPAIEKEMKKIINENLEIVRVDVSRAEAQERFASIEDPYKLELLEAIPEDEQVSIYEQGEFFDLCRGIHVPSTGKLKEFKLLSVAGAYWRGDSDNKMLQRIYGTAFFKKEDLKAHLAFLEEAKERDHRKIGKELNLFMNSQKVGQGLPMWLPKGATIRRIIERYIVDKEERLGYDHVYTPVMGSVDLYKTSGHWDHYQDDMFPVMQMDNEELVLRPMNCPHHMMIYKQGIHSYRNLPIRIAELGLMHRYEMSGALSGLQRVRGMTLNDAHIFVRPDQIKEEFKRVVNLVIEVYKDFDIKDYSFRLSYRDPEDTEKYFDDDAMWNRAQAMLKEAMDDLGLPYTEVEGEAAFYGPKVDVQVKTALGKEETLSTVQLDFLLPERFDLSYIGEDGKQHRPVVIHRGVVSTMERFVAFLIEEYKGAFPTWLAPVQVEVIPVSLDAHSAYAKEIQEKMQNLRLRVDIDERDEKLGYKIREAQMQKVPYMLVIGDQELENGSVNVRKYGEQKSESMPFDDFLKLIQSELR; encoded by the coding sequence ATGTCAGACATGATCCAATTAACATTTCCAGACGGCGCAGTAAAAGAGTTCGAAAAAGGGACAACTACAGAAGCAATCGCTCAATCCATCTCACCGGGGCTTCGCAAGAAAGCTTTGGCAGGTAAAGTTGGCGAGCAATTAGTCGATTTGAAATCGCCGATCCAAGAAGATGGCAGCATTGCCATCATCACACCGGAATCCGATGAAGCGATTGAAATTCTTCGCCATTCCACAGCGCATCTTTTGGCGCAAGCGGTGAAGCGCCTGTATCCGGATGCTAAATTGGGTGTTGGTCCGGTCATCGAGAACGGCTTTTACTACGATATTGATTCGGAGTCAGCGATCACTTCCGAAGACTTGCCGGCCATTGAAAAGGAAATGAAAAAAATCATCAACGAGAACTTGGAAATCGTGCGCGTAGATGTTTCCCGTGCAGAAGCACAAGAACGCTTTGCTTCTATTGAAGATCCTTATAAATTGGAACTGCTTGAAGCGATTCCAGAAGACGAGCAAGTGTCGATTTATGAGCAAGGCGAATTTTTCGACCTTTGCCGCGGTATCCATGTGCCGTCAACAGGGAAACTAAAAGAATTCAAATTGTTAAGCGTAGCGGGTGCATACTGGAGAGGCGACAGCGACAATAAAATGCTGCAGCGCATCTACGGAACAGCTTTCTTTAAGAAAGAAGACTTGAAAGCGCATTTGGCATTCCTGGAAGAAGCGAAAGAACGCGATCACCGCAAAATCGGGAAAGAACTGAATTTGTTCATGAACTCCCAAAAAGTCGGCCAAGGCTTGCCAATGTGGCTGCCAAAAGGCGCGACCATCCGCCGCATCATCGAGCGCTATATTGTCGATAAAGAAGAACGCCTGGGCTATGACCACGTCTATACGCCGGTAATGGGCAGCGTTGACTTATACAAAACAAGCGGACACTGGGATCATTACCAGGACGATATGTTCCCGGTTATGCAAATGGACAACGAAGAATTGGTGCTTCGCCCAATGAACTGCCCGCACCATATGATGATTTACAAGCAAGGCATCCATTCATACCGCAACTTGCCGATCCGCATCGCGGAACTTGGGCTTATGCACCGCTATGAAATGTCCGGTGCACTTTCCGGCCTCCAGCGTGTACGCGGCATGACGTTAAACGATGCACACATCTTTGTGCGTCCGGACCAGATCAAAGAAGAATTCAAGCGCGTGGTCAACTTGGTTATCGAAGTGTATAAAGACTTCGACATCAAAGATTATTCATTCCGCTTGTCTTACCGCGATCCGGAAGACACAGAGAAATATTTCGATGATGACGCGATGTGGAACCGTGCTCAGGCCATGTTGAAAGAAGCAATGGATGATTTGGGGCTGCCGTACACAGAAGTGGAAGGCGAAGCGGCATTCTACGGCCCGAAAGTGGATGTCCAAGTGAAAACAGCGCTTGGCAAAGAAGAGACTTTGTCGACTGTCCAGCTTGATTTCCTATTGCCGGAGCGTTTTGACCTTTCGTATATCGGAGAAGACGGCAAACAGCACCGTCCGGTTGTTATCCACCGCGGCGTCGTTTCAACAATGGAGCGTTTTGTGGCATTCCTGATCGAAGAATACAAAGGCGCCTTCCCGACATGGCTTGCACCGGTGCAAGTTGAAGTGATTCCGGTTTCGCTTGATGCCCACAGCGCCTATGCGAAGGAAATCCAGGAGAAAATGCAAAATCTTCGCTTGCGCGTTGATATCGACGAGCGCGACGAGAAACTGGGGTATAAGATCCGCGAAGCCCAGATGCAGAAAGTTCCTTATATGCTCGTGATTGGAGACCAAGAGCTTGAAAACGGTTCGGTCAATGTCCGCAAGTACGGCGAACAGAAATCGGAAAGCATGCCGTTTGATGACTTCCTGAAACTGATCCAGAGCGAACTTCGCTAA
- the infC gene encoding translation initiation factor IF-3, with translation MNVNEGIRARELRVIDQNGEQLGIKTRNEALEIAARVNLDLVLVAPQAKPPVARIMDHGKFKFEQQKKDREIRKNQKVIVVKEVRLSPTIDAHDFDTKLRNAIKFLEKGDKVKASIRFKGRAITHKEIGQRVLERFAEACKEVSTVEQRPKMDGRSMFLMLAPTHEKE, from the coding sequence ATCAATGTAAACGAAGGTATTCGTGCACGTGAATTACGGGTTATTGATCAGAACGGTGAACAACTCGGCATTAAGACACGTAACGAAGCACTTGAAATTGCTGCTCGTGTCAACTTGGATCTTGTACTTGTGGCTCCTCAAGCTAAGCCGCCGGTCGCACGCATCATGGACCATGGTAAATTCAAGTTTGAACAGCAAAAGAAAGATCGTGAAATCCGTAAAAATCAAAAAGTCATCGTTGTTAAAGAGGTTCGTTTGAGCCCGACGATCGACGCGCATGATTTTGATACGAAACTTCGCAATGCGATCAAGTTCCTTGAAAAAGGCGACAAAGTTAAAGCATCAATCCGTTTTAAAGGCCGTGCCATAACGCACAAAGAAATCGGACAACGCGTTCTTGAGCGCTTCGCTGAAGCGTGTAAAGAAGTGTCTACGGTTGAACAGCGCCCTAAAATGGATGGCCGCAGCATGTTCTTGATGCTAGCGCCGACACACGAAAAAGAATAA
- the rpmI gene encoding 50S ribosomal protein L35: protein MPKMKSHRGAMKRFKKTGTGKVKRNRSHTSHLFANKSTKQKRHLRKGKLVSAGDLKRIKSLIYNMK from the coding sequence ATGCCGAAAATGAAAAGCCACCGCGGTGCGATGAAACGTTTCAAGAAAACTGGAACTGGTAAAGTAAAACGCAACCGTTCACACACAAGCCACTTATTTGCAAACAAATCGACTAAGCAAAAGCGTCACCTTCGCAAAGGGAAACTTGTTTCTGCAGGCGATTTGAAACGCATCAAATCACTTATTTACAACATGAAGTAA
- the rplT gene encoding 50S ribosomal protein L20, giving the protein MPRVKGGTVTRQRRKKVIKLAKGYYGAKHIQYKVANQQVMKSGNYAYRDRRNKKRDFRRLWITRINAAARLNDISYSRLMHGLKVAGIDINRKMLAEIAVSDAAAFTALADQAKNAMNK; this is encoded by the coding sequence ATGCCACGCGTAAAAGGTGGAACAGTGACGCGCCAGCGTCGTAAAAAGGTAATCAAATTAGCAAAAGGTTATTACGGTGCGAAGCACATTCAATATAAAGTAGCTAACCAACAAGTAATGAAGTCTGGTAACTATGCTTACCGTGACCGTCGCAACAAAAAACGTGACTTCCGCAGACTGTGGATCACTCGTATCAACGCAGCAGCGCGCTTGAATGATATTTCATACAGCCGCCTAATGCACGGCCTTAAAGTTGCGGGCATCGACATCAACCGCAAAATGCTAGCTGAAATCGCTGTATCTGATGCAGCTGCTTTCACAGCATTGGCTGATCAAGCTAAAAACGCAATGAACAAATAA
- a CDS encoding DUF1294 domain-containing protein, translating into MFAIILGYFGAASILAFLMMYIDKKQARQHGRRIPEKNLWTAAIFGGGIGAYLGMMVFRHKTRHTNFRVGFLMLAVIDAALLVWIYQSINGG; encoded by the coding sequence ATGTTTGCAATCATCTTAGGTTATTTTGGAGCCGCATCCATTCTGGCGTTTCTTATGATGTACATAGACAAAAAGCAGGCAAGGCAGCACGGCCGAAGAATTCCGGAAAAGAATTTGTGGACCGCAGCTATTTTCGGCGGCGGCATCGGCGCGTATCTCGGCATGATGGTGTTCCGCCACAAAACGCGCCACACCAATTTCCGGGTCGGCTTTTTAATGCTGGCAGTCATTGACGCCGCTTTGCTCGTGTGGATTTATCAATCAATCAACGGAGGGTGA
- a CDS encoding sigma-w pathway protein ysdB encodes MAFLIRIIVIAIIIYVFYRLLRYILDPMRKLDAAVENGSYYFYDDVNNVRKNFFIAMRGVVFEGEKYLGTTEDAFEVVSIFVWTENPDKLQGFSKEDFYFLQKEISMNYPDAQINWKNPIEQLMKNEG; translated from the coding sequence GTGGCTTTTTTAATCCGCATCATTGTTATTGCTATCATAATTTATGTATTTTACCGGTTGCTCCGCTATATTTTGGACCCGATGCGAAAACTGGATGCGGCTGTTGAAAACGGCTCTTATTATTTTTACGATGACGTGAATAATGTCCGGAAGAATTTTTTCATTGCCATGCGCGGTGTGGTGTTTGAAGGGGAAAAGTATTTGGGGACGACAGAGGATGCATTTGAAGTGGTGTCCATTTTTGTCTGGACTGAAAACCCGGATAAGCTGCAGGGATTCAGCAAAGAAGATTTCTATTTCCTCCAAAAAGAAATATCCATGAATTACCCGGATGCCCAGATTAACTGGAAAAATCCGATTGAGCAATTAATGAAAAACGAAGGGTGA
- a CDS encoding dUTP diphosphatase, which translates to MNLQKLFVMQEELDRFIQENQGIKEDVFRKKCLALLVELAELANETRCFKFWSTKGPSEKEVILEEYVDSIHFLLSLGIEKDLTSLENWPEPVSAEDLTELFLGTQAAIHKFSEDYSMGNYQDIWSWYGAIATSLGFTYGEVLEAYIAKNQKNYDRQHEGY; encoded by the coding sequence ATGAATTTGCAAAAGTTATTTGTGATGCAGGAAGAATTGGACCGCTTTATCCAGGAAAACCAGGGAATCAAGGAAGATGTGTTCCGCAAAAAGTGCCTGGCATTGTTGGTGGAGCTCGCGGAACTGGCCAATGAAACCCGCTGCTTTAAGTTCTGGAGCACAAAAGGGCCGTCTGAAAAAGAAGTGATTCTCGAAGAGTATGTGGACTCGATCCATTTTCTTTTGTCGCTTGGCATTGAAAAAGACTTAACCAGTCTGGAAAACTGGCCGGAACCCGTTTCAGCAGAAGACCTGACGGAACTGTTTCTCGGGACCCAGGCAGCCATCCACAAATTTTCGGAAGATTATTCGATGGGGAATTATCAAGACATCTGGAGCTGGTATGGCGCCATAGCCACATCGCTCGGATTTACTTACGGCGAAGTGCTGGAAGCATACATCGCCAAGAACCAAAAAAATTATGACCGCCAGCACGAAGGATACTAG
- a CDS encoding M42 family metallopeptidase: MTNMDETLGMLKELTDANGIAGNERQSREVMKKYIAPFADSVEMDGLGSLIARKEGAADGPKIMVAGHLDEVGFMISQIDDKGFLKFQTVGGWWSQVMLAQRVTITTRSGKEVIGVIGSKPPHILSPEARKKPVEIKDMFIDIGASSREEVKEWGVAPGDMVTPYFEFHVMNNEKMLLAKAWDNRIGCAIAIDVLKGLKGVDHPNTVFGVGAVQEEVGLRGAKTAAAYIQPDIGFAVDVGIAGDTPGITSQESTSKMGAGPQILLYDASMVSHRGLRELVVDTAEEAGIPYQFETIAGGGTDAGSIHLTANGVPSLAIGVATRYIHSHAGILHRDDYENAVKLIIEVIKKLDKDTVARITFE; the protein is encoded by the coding sequence ATGACGAACATGGACGAAACATTAGGTATGCTCAAAGAATTGACCGATGCGAACGGAATTGCCGGAAACGAGCGCCAATCACGCGAAGTCATGAAAAAATACATAGCACCATTTGCTGATTCTGTTGAAATGGACGGACTGGGAAGCTTGATTGCACGCAAAGAAGGCGCGGCGGACGGCCCGAAAATCATGGTAGCCGGCCACTTGGATGAAGTCGGCTTTATGATTTCACAAATCGATGACAAAGGCTTCTTGAAATTCCAGACAGTCGGCGGCTGGTGGTCACAAGTGATGCTTGCGCAGCGAGTAACAATTACCACACGCAGCGGCAAAGAAGTCATCGGCGTCATCGGTTCGAAGCCGCCGCATATCCTTTCGCCGGAAGCACGCAAAAAACCGGTGGAAATCAAAGACATGTTCATTGATATCGGTGCCTCTTCACGCGAAGAAGTGAAAGAATGGGGCGTGGCTCCAGGGGATATGGTCACTCCGTATTTCGAATTCCACGTCATGAACAACGAAAAAATGCTTTTGGCAAAAGCCTGGGACAACCGCATTGGCTGTGCCATTGCGATTGATGTTTTAAAAGGCTTGAAAGGCGTCGATCATCCAAATACCGTCTTCGGAGTGGGAGCTGTCCAGGAAGAAGTCGGCCTTCGTGGGGCGAAAACAGCAGCAGCTTACATTCAGCCGGATATCGGCTTCGCCGTTGATGTCGGCATTGCCGGCGATACTCCGGGAATCACTTCCCAGGAGTCCACAAGCAAAATGGGTGCTGGCCCGCAAATCCTATTGTACGATGCGTCAATGGTATCTCACCGTGGATTGCGCGAACTTGTGGTTGATACGGCAGAAGAAGCCGGCATCCCGTACCAGTTCGAAACCATTGCTGGCGGCGGAACGGACGCAGGTTCGATTCACTTGACGGCAAACGGCGTTCCGTCTCTTGCAATCGGCGTCGCTACCCGTTACATCCACTCGCACGCAGGCATCCTGCACCGCGATGACTACGAAAATGCAGTGAAACTGATCATCGAAGTGATCAAAAAATTGGATAAAGACACAGTCGCTCGTATTACGTTTGAGTGA
- a CDS encoding helix-turn-helix transcriptional regulator, with amino-acid sequence MLKNRVKELRARYGFTQSDLGKQVDVTRQTIAFIEKGEFSPSITLALKLAKALQTNVDELFWLEGDEEDEK; translated from the coding sequence ATGCTGAAGAATCGGGTGAAGGAGCTGCGGGCGCGGTACGGATTTACGCAAAGTGATCTGGGCAAGCAAGTGGATGTCACGCGGCAAACGATTGCATTTATTGAAAAAGGGGAGTTTTCGCCGTCGATTACGCTGGCGTTGAAACTGGCGAAGGCGCTTCAAACAAATGTGGATGAATTATTCTGGTTGGAAGGGGATGAAGAAGATGAAAAATGA
- a CDS encoding small multi-drug export protein: protein MIYEYFLVFLGAAIPWFEIALVIPLGIVWGLSPLWVMVLAFVGNMLTVLALIVGFDRFKVWYLKRQEAKGKTQNKKSERAKKIWNKYGLPGLAMLGPILIGTHIAAFIGMTLGATKKNTTIWLTISIAAWTLTFGILTALGFDFFTREL, encoded by the coding sequence ATGATCTACGAATATTTTCTTGTTTTTCTAGGAGCCGCGATACCGTGGTTTGAAATCGCACTGGTTATTCCGCTCGGCATCGTCTGGGGACTGTCGCCCCTATGGGTTATGGTATTGGCGTTTGTCGGCAATATGCTGACGGTTCTCGCGTTGATCGTCGGCTTTGACCGGTTCAAAGTCTGGTACCTTAAGCGGCAGGAAGCGAAAGGGAAGACGCAGAATAAAAAAAGCGAGCGGGCGAAAAAAATCTGGAATAAATACGGCCTGCCTGGGCTCGCGATGCTTGGTCCAATTTTGATCGGAACGCACATTGCCGCTTTCATCGGCATGACACTTGGAGCGACAAAAAAGAACACGACCATTTGGCTGACAATCAGCATCGCGGCTTGGACATTGACATTCGGCATTCTGACAGCACTTGGCTTTGACTTTTTCACGAGAGAACTTTAA
- a CDS encoding TrmH family RNA methyltransferase, whose protein sequence is MKRIESTQNSLVKHWKKLVTTRKERDKFAEFLVEGFHLTEEAVKKKSLIKSLIVREGVDIPEEWDVSDVPQYSVTAQVAKEISETEHSQGIFAHCAQPEFSEEEQQTWTKLLLIDAVQDPGNIGTMIRTALASGMDAVVLGKGCADPYNPKTVRSTQGSNFQIPVVKGDLAEWLPALKERSVAVFGTALLNATPVHEAESQEQFALLVGNEGSGVDPVLLQQTDQNLVVPLYGAAESLNVAVATGILLYSLVPKN, encoded by the coding sequence TTGAAAAGAATCGAATCCACTCAAAACTCACTCGTCAAGCATTGGAAAAAGCTTGTCACTACACGGAAAGAGCGCGATAAATTTGCAGAATTTCTGGTGGAAGGCTTCCATTTGACGGAAGAGGCAGTGAAAAAGAAAAGCTTGATCAAATCCTTGATTGTCCGGGAAGGCGTCGACATTCCGGAAGAATGGGACGTATCGGATGTACCGCAATACTCAGTGACGGCCCAGGTAGCAAAAGAGATTTCGGAAACGGAGCACTCGCAAGGAATTTTCGCGCATTGTGCACAGCCGGAATTCTCGGAAGAAGAGCAGCAGACATGGACGAAATTATTGCTGATTGATGCAGTGCAGGATCCCGGCAATATCGGCACGATGATCCGCACGGCTTTGGCAAGCGGCATGGACGCCGTTGTACTTGGCAAAGGCTGTGCTGATCCGTACAATCCGAAAACGGTCCGGTCGACGCAAGGATCGAATTTCCAGATCCCGGTTGTCAAAGGGGATTTGGCGGAATGGCTGCCGGCATTAAAAGAGCGCAGCGTCGCGGTGTTTGGAACGGCACTCCTCAACGCAACACCGGTACATGAAGCTGAAAGTCAGGAGCAGTTCGCTTTGCTTGTCGGCAATGAAGGCAGCGGCGTGGATCCGGTCCTATTGCAGCAGACGGATCAGAACCTGGTGGTGCCGCTTTATGGCGCTGCTGAATCCTTGAACGTGGCTGTTGCAACGGGCATCTTGCTGTACAGCTTGGTGCCGAAAAACTAA
- the pheS gene encoding phenylalanine--tRNA ligase subunit alpha: MEAQLQELKTEALEKISASTNVKELNDVRVAYLGKKGPITDLLKGMGKLPAEERPKMGALVNVIREEVTASLEERMAILEEQAINEKLQSETIDITLPGRPVKTGNSHPLTRVVEEIEDLFVSMGYEIAEGPEVEKDYYNFEALNLPKGHPARDMQDTFYITDEILLRTHTSPVQARTMEIKKGEPIKIICPGKVYRRDSDDATHSHQFTQIEGLVIGEDIRMSDLKGTLQVFAKKMFGDDREIRLRPSFFPFTEPSVEMDISCFKCGGSGCNVCKKTGWLEILGAGMVHPNVLEMAGYDSKRLTGFAFGMGPERIAMLKYGVEDIRHFYTNDVRFLSQFQRTEV, encoded by the coding sequence ATGGAAGCACAATTGCAGGAATTGAAAACAGAAGCGCTGGAGAAAATTTCAGCGTCAACAAACGTGAAAGAATTGAACGATGTCCGTGTGGCGTATTTAGGGAAAAAAGGGCCGATTACGGATTTATTGAAAGGCATGGGGAAACTCCCGGCTGAAGAACGTCCGAAAATGGGGGCGCTTGTCAACGTCATCCGCGAGGAAGTGACGGCGTCTCTTGAAGAGCGCATGGCAATCCTGGAAGAACAGGCGATCAACGAGAAACTGCAAAGCGAAACAATCGACATCACCTTGCCGGGCCGCCCTGTAAAAACAGGAAACTCGCATCCGTTGACGCGCGTCGTTGAAGAAATCGAAGATCTTTTCGTTTCAATGGGCTACGAAATCGCTGAAGGCCCGGAAGTGGAAAAAGACTACTACAACTTCGAAGCTTTAAATTTGCCAAAAGGCCATCCGGCACGCGATATGCAGGATACCTTCTATATAACAGACGAAATCTTGCTGCGTACGCATACGTCGCCTGTTCAGGCACGCACGATGGAAATTAAAAAAGGCGAACCAATCAAAATCATTTGCCCCGGGAAAGTGTACCGCCGCGACAGCGATGACGCGACGCATTCACACCAGTTCACGCAAATCGAAGGATTGGTCATCGGCGAAGACATCCGCATGAGCGACCTTAAGGGGACGCTTCAAGTGTTCGCGAAGAAAATGTTCGGCGACGACCGCGAAATCCGTCTGCGCCCAAGTTTCTTCCCGTTCACGGAGCCGTCTGTTGAAATGGACATCTCCTGCTTCAAATGCGGCGGGTCGGGCTGCAACGTCTGCAAGAAAACCGGCTGGCTGGAAATTTTGGGTGCCGGCATGGTGCATCCGAACGTACTGGAAATGGCAGGCTACGATTCAAAACGCCTGACTGGATTCGCTTTCGGCATGGGGCCGGAGCGCATCGCTATGTTGAAATACGGTGTTGAAGACATCCGCCACTTCTATACGAACGACGTCCGCTTTTTATCCCAATTCCAACGCACTGAAGTTTAA